The following are from one region of the Hemitrygon akajei chromosome 31, sHemAka1.3, whole genome shotgun sequence genome:
- the LOC140719474 gene encoding guanylate-binding protein 2-like: MMADGVLPHVESSVAKLAELANKSAVDEALNFYEDEMNKFLESVHHTLSKLNEYNNTKSKEAVDIFHKRSMNNNSSKYIQQLEEKMISTYKSVKAKSIEKSQKKCDTYLADEMTAIGTKLKSGDYREPDGFLKLKKDIDNSLNEYREMNKNYMEGYAYLTQFLGKGAAHLEQEQKMEEVNLAQRSTDLKEELSTVKHEKEKVEQNMKKLEEGKMCTVEELREPMEQIKSETEKYKDEGRMDDMERA, encoded by the exons ATGATGGCGGATGGGGTCCTACCACACGTGGAGAGCAGTGTCGCCAAATTGGCGGAGTTGGCAAACAAATCAGCAGTAGATGAAGCCCTGAACTTCTATGAagatgaaatgaataaattctTAGAATCTGTCCACCATACTCTGAGTAAACTCAATGAGTATAACAATACGAAGAGCAAAGAAGCAGTCGATATCTTCCACAAAAGATCTATgaacaacaacagcagcaaatACATCCAACAGCTGGAG GAGAAGATGATTTCTACTTACAAGTCTGTCAAGGCCAAAAGCATTGAAAAGTCACAAAAGAAATGTGACACATATCTAGCAGATGAAATGACAGCAATTGGAACAAAACTGAAATCCGGAGATTACCGGGAACCTGATGGTTTCCTGAAGCTGAAAAAGGATATTGATAACAGCCTCAATGAGTATAGAGAAATGAATAAGAATTATATGGAG GGTTATGCCTACCTCACGCAGTTCCTAGGAAAGGGAGCAGCTCATCTAGAACAGGAACAAAAGATGGAGGAGGTCAATCTAGCACAGCGTTCCACTG ATTTGAAAGAGGAGCTCTCAACGGTGAAACATGAGAAGGAGAAGGTGGAGCAGAACATGAAGAAGTTAGAGGAGGGTAAAATGTGCACCGTGGAGGAGCTGAGGGAACCCATGGAGCAGATCAAGAGTGAGACGGAGAAATACAAAGATGAAGGCAGGATGGATGATATGGAAAGGGCTTAG